In Nonomuraea sp. NBC_00507, the following are encoded in one genomic region:
- a CDS encoding ABC transporter substrate-binding protein, translated as MRTLPSRRGVMTAGVATALSLALAACGGGSGGGATTAPAAAPSASAAVQDALSKPAELTFWTWVTGIEKTVARFQAKYPNIKVNVVNAGQSADQYTKLQTAIKAGSGAPDVAQIEYFALPQFALSKQVVNLAEHGSDALKDKFAPAAWGQVAINGGVYGIPQDTGPMAMFYRKDIFEKLKIEPPKTWAEFIEAAKKIKADNADNFITSIDPGDAGGVDSLIWQAGGTPFKTSGESQVSVTLATDPGVKQFVGTFGTLLGEKLVDPQPGWTDEWWKGMGSGKYAVWMTGAWAPNGIINSIPQTKGKWAVAPMPQHDAAKPINAENGGSSVAVIPQSKNIPAAVAFAQWLNSDPEAVKSLNEEAGLFPATKTLLDDPSFRDAPQEFFGGQKINQVLGDASAAVKADWQYLPFQVYANSIFKDTVGQALDGSGDLSAALKTWQDRITAFGTEQGFTLSSG; from the coding sequence ATGAGAACTCTTCCATCGCGGCGCGGTGTGATGACCGCCGGGGTCGCCACCGCCCTGTCACTGGCACTGGCCGCGTGCGGCGGCGGCAGCGGCGGGGGCGCCACCACCGCCCCGGCCGCCGCCCCGAGCGCGTCGGCCGCCGTCCAGGACGCGCTGAGCAAGCCGGCCGAGCTGACCTTCTGGACGTGGGTCACGGGGATCGAGAAGACCGTCGCCCGCTTCCAGGCGAAATATCCGAACATCAAGGTCAACGTGGTGAACGCGGGGCAGTCCGCCGACCAGTACACCAAGCTGCAGACCGCGATCAAGGCCGGCTCCGGCGCGCCCGACGTGGCGCAGATCGAGTACTTCGCGCTGCCCCAGTTCGCGCTCTCCAAGCAGGTCGTCAACCTCGCCGAGCACGGCTCCGACGCGCTCAAGGACAAGTTCGCCCCCGCGGCGTGGGGCCAGGTGGCGATCAACGGCGGCGTGTACGGCATCCCGCAGGACACCGGCCCCATGGCGATGTTCTACCGCAAGGACATCTTCGAGAAGCTGAAGATCGAGCCGCCGAAGACGTGGGCAGAGTTCATCGAGGCGGCCAAGAAGATCAAGGCCGACAACGCGGACAACTTCATCACCTCCATCGACCCCGGCGACGCCGGCGGCGTGGACAGCCTGATCTGGCAGGCGGGCGGCACGCCGTTCAAGACCTCGGGCGAGAGCCAGGTCAGCGTCACGCTCGCCACCGACCCCGGCGTCAAGCAGTTCGTCGGCACCTTCGGCACCCTGCTCGGCGAGAAGCTGGTCGACCCGCAGCCCGGCTGGACCGACGAGTGGTGGAAGGGCATGGGCTCCGGCAAGTACGCGGTCTGGATGACAGGCGCGTGGGCCCCGAACGGCATCATCAACTCCATCCCGCAGACGAAGGGCAAGTGGGCGGTCGCCCCGATGCCGCAGCACGACGCGGCCAAGCCGATCAACGCCGAGAACGGCGGCTCGTCGGTGGCGGTCATCCCGCAGAGCAAGAACATCCCGGCCGCCGTGGCCTTCGCGCAGTGGCTCAACTCCGACCCGGAGGCGGTCAAGTCGCTGAACGAGGAGGCGGGGCTGTTCCCCGCGACCAAGACGCTGCTCGACGACCCGTCCTTCCGTGACGCGCCGCAGGAGTTCTTCGGCGGGCAGAAGATCAACCAGGTCCTCGGCGACGCCTCGGCCGCCGTGAAGGCCGACTGGCAGTACCTCCCGTTCCAGGTGTACGCCAACAGCATCTTCAAGGACACCGTGGGCCAGGCCCTCGACGGCAGCGGCGACCTGTCCGCCGCGCTGAAGACGTGGCAGGACCGCATCACCGCCTTCGGCACCGAGCAGGGCTTCACGCTCTCGAGCGGCTGA
- a CDS encoding metallophosphoesterase — protein MRKSLLLSALITASLLVPSVPAQASSGPSVTFALIGDTPYGDAQQAVFPKLVDSIDADPDVRFVLHAGDVKNGSSTCDDARFTTLAGLFGTFDDPFVLTPGDNEWTDCHRTAAGGYVPTERLEAVRRIFYPIAGRTIGGHPMGVRTQARDARHRDYRENVLFTRSGVVFATVHVVGSENDLAPWSQLPGGDRPAERLAEFEARKAAALDWIDNAFAVAGRTQAPGVLLMMQAEPLNTPGFAEIRARIVERARAYGKPVVLAHGDEHVYEVEPGYAGVPNLTRLETYGDTAANWLRVTADPKSAAVFSWEPQTVPA, from the coding sequence ATGCGTAAATCTCTGCTTCTGTCCGCCCTGATCACCGCGTCCCTGCTCGTGCCGTCCGTCCCGGCGCAGGCTTCCTCCGGGCCCTCCGTCACGTTCGCCCTGATCGGCGACACCCCCTACGGCGACGCCCAGCAGGCCGTGTTCCCCAAGCTCGTCGACTCCATCGACGCCGACCCGGACGTCCGTTTCGTCCTGCACGCGGGTGACGTCAAGAACGGCTCCTCCACCTGCGACGACGCCCGCTTCACGACGCTGGCCGGACTGTTCGGCACGTTCGACGACCCGTTCGTGCTGACGCCCGGCGACAACGAGTGGACCGACTGCCATCGCACGGCCGCCGGCGGCTACGTCCCCACCGAACGGCTGGAGGCGGTCCGCCGCATCTTCTATCCCATCGCGGGACGCACCATCGGCGGCCACCCGATGGGCGTGCGCACCCAGGCCCGTGACGCCCGTCACCGCGACTACCGGGAGAACGTGCTCTTCACCCGATCCGGTGTGGTCTTCGCCACGGTGCACGTGGTCGGCAGTGAGAACGACCTGGCCCCCTGGAGCCAGCTGCCGGGCGGCGACCGGCCCGCGGAGCGGCTGGCGGAGTTCGAGGCGCGCAAGGCCGCCGCGCTGGACTGGATCGACAACGCCTTCGCCGTCGCCGGCCGTACGCAGGCGCCGGGCGTGCTGCTGATGATGCAGGCCGAGCCCCTGAACACTCCCGGATTCGCCGAGATCAGGGCGCGCATCGTGGAGCGGGCCCGGGCCTACGGCAAGCCGGTCGTGCTCGCGCATGGCGACGAGCACGTCTACGAGGTGGAGCCCGGCTACGCCGGGGTGCCCAACCTGACCCGCCTGGAGACGTACGGCGACACCGCCGCCAACTGGCTGCGCGTCACCGCCGACCCGAAGTCGGCCGCTGTCTTCTCCTGGGAGCCGCAGACCGTACCGGCCTGA
- a CDS encoding response regulator transcription factor, protein MPNRVLIADDDRAIRESLARALELEGYDVVAAVDGVEALTRARRDSFHALVVDVMMPHVDGLAVCRVLRAEGDRTPVLMLTARVETPDRVAGLDAGADDYLPKPFELDELLARLRALLRRATLAQAAHVPGHDDAVLELASLRVDPTARRAWWADAELQLTKTEFDLLELMVHNAGIVLDHSTIYQRIWGYDFGPDSKNLAVYIGYLRRKLAEAGGHDVIQTVRGVGYVVRRP, encoded by the coding sequence GTGCCGAATCGTGTCCTCATCGCCGACGACGATCGTGCCATCCGCGAGTCCCTTGCGCGGGCGCTGGAGCTGGAAGGGTACGACGTCGTCGCCGCGGTCGACGGGGTGGAGGCCTTGACCCGGGCCCGCCGGGACAGTTTCCATGCCCTGGTGGTCGATGTGATGATGCCGCATGTCGACGGCCTGGCCGTGTGCCGTGTGCTGCGCGCCGAGGGTGACCGCACCCCGGTGTTGATGCTCACCGCCCGGGTCGAGACCCCCGATCGGGTCGCCGGCCTGGACGCCGGCGCCGACGACTATTTGCCGAAACCCTTCGAGCTCGACGAGCTGCTCGCCCGCCTGCGGGCGCTGCTGCGCCGCGCCACACTGGCGCAGGCGGCGCACGTGCCGGGCCACGACGACGCCGTGCTCGAGCTCGCATCCCTCCGCGTCGACCCCACCGCACGGCGGGCCTGGTGGGCCGACGCGGAGCTGCAGCTGACGAAGACCGAGTTCGACCTGCTGGAGCTCATGGTGCACAACGCGGGAATCGTGCTGGACCACTCGACGATCTACCAGCGGATCTGGGGCTACGACTTCGGCCCGGACTCCAAGAACCTGGCGGTCTACATCGGCTATCTGCGCCGGAAGCTGGCCGAAGCCGGCGGGCACGACGTGATCCAGACGGTGCGCGGCGTGGGCTACGTGGTCCGGCGGCCATGA
- a CDS encoding zinc-dependent alcohol dehydrogenase family protein, which yields MVKTVRFHELGGPDVLRLEDVEVGEPGPGEALIRVDAIGLNRAEVLFRGGHYIEPVKEFPARLGAEAAGVVEAVGADVAGLEAGQPVSVVPAFSMNDYGVYAERAIVPAAAVLHRPDGVGAVEGAAVWMPYVTAYGALVEIGGVRAGDTVVLTAASSSVGLAAIQVANRVGAVPIATTRTRAKAERLRKAGAAEVIVTGEEDVVARVLDLTAGRGAAFVFDAIAGPGVVDLAKVVAPGGTLFEYGALSGEVTPYPGFALGMPALNMRTYTVHETTTDPERLRRAAAFVSSGLRSGAFEPVVDRVFGLDEIVAAHRYLEAGDQVGKIVVTVNH from the coding sequence ATGGTCAAAACGGTGCGGTTCCATGAGCTCGGCGGTCCGGACGTGCTGCGGCTGGAGGACGTGGAGGTCGGCGAGCCCGGTCCCGGTGAGGCGTTGATCCGGGTGGACGCGATCGGGCTCAACCGGGCCGAGGTGTTGTTCCGCGGCGGCCACTACATCGAGCCGGTCAAGGAGTTCCCCGCCCGGCTCGGCGCCGAGGCGGCGGGAGTGGTCGAGGCCGTCGGCGCGGACGTGGCGGGATTGGAGGCCGGGCAGCCGGTCAGCGTGGTGCCCGCGTTCTCGATGAACGACTACGGCGTCTACGCCGAGCGCGCGATCGTCCCCGCGGCCGCGGTGCTCCATCGCCCCGACGGGGTCGGCGCGGTCGAGGGTGCGGCCGTGTGGATGCCGTACGTGACGGCCTATGGGGCGCTGGTGGAGATCGGCGGGGTGCGGGCCGGGGACACGGTCGTGCTGACCGCCGCCTCCAGCAGCGTGGGACTGGCCGCGATCCAGGTCGCCAACCGTGTCGGCGCGGTGCCCATCGCCACCACCCGCACCCGGGCCAAGGCCGAACGGCTTCGCAAGGCGGGGGCGGCCGAGGTGATCGTCACCGGCGAGGAGGACGTCGTCGCCCGCGTGCTCGACCTCACCGCGGGACGAGGCGCCGCATTCGTCTTCGACGCCATCGCGGGCCCCGGCGTGGTGGATCTGGCCAAAGTGGTTGCCCCGGGTGGCACGCTCTTCGAATACGGTGCGCTGAGCGGTGAGGTGACCCCCTATCCGGGGTTCGCGCTCGGCATGCCCGCCCTGAACATGCGCACCTACACCGTCCACGAGACGACGACCGACCCGGAGCGGCTACGCCGGGCCGCGGCGTTCGTCTCCTCCGGCCTGCGGAGCGGCGCCTTCGAGCCCGTCGTGGACCGGGTCTTCGGCCTGGACGAGATCGTCGCAGCGCACCGTTACCTGGAGGCCGGCGACCAGGTGGGCAAGATCGTCGTCACGGTGAACCATTGA
- a CDS encoding SigE family RNA polymerase sigma factor, producing MDQHEGFREFVLARQQSLMRTAYLLMGDAHLAEDLLQSVLSKVVGQWSKLSRSGNPEAYTRKALVNQYISWRRRHRPELPSAHPPERSASYDEATLDRIVLRQALARLGRKQRAVIVLRFWEDLTEAQTADVLGCSIGNVKSQTHRALARLREIAPELMDLHVEEVAR from the coding sequence TTGGATCAACACGAGGGCTTCCGCGAGTTCGTGCTGGCCCGCCAGCAATCGCTGATGCGGACCGCGTACCTGCTCATGGGAGACGCCCATCTCGCCGAGGACCTGCTGCAGAGCGTGCTGTCCAAGGTCGTCGGACAGTGGTCCAAGCTGTCCAGGAGCGGCAACCCCGAGGCGTACACGCGCAAGGCGCTGGTCAACCAGTACATCTCCTGGCGGCGCCGTCATCGCCCTGAGTTACCGAGCGCGCACCCGCCCGAGCGGAGCGCCTCCTATGACGAAGCCACGCTCGATCGGATCGTGCTGCGGCAGGCACTGGCCCGGCTGGGCCGCAAGCAGCGCGCCGTGATCGTGCTGCGCTTCTGGGAGGACCTCACCGAAGCGCAGACGGCCGACGTGCTCGGCTGCTCGATCGGCAACGTCAAGAGCCAGACCCATCGCGCGCTGGCCCGCCTGCGCGAGATCGCGCCCGAGCTGATGGATCTACACGTCGAGGAGGTGGCCCGATGA